The Melopsittacus undulatus isolate bMelUnd1 chromosome 9, bMelUnd1.mat.Z, whole genome shotgun sequence genomic interval ATGTGTcccagctgcaggctgcagccccactgcACCCTGTGGCTGTGCAGTGCCAGGAGGCTCAGGTGATGGTCACGGTGCACAGAGACCTCTTTGGCACAGGGCGCCTGGTCAGGGCTGTGGAGCTGAGCCTGGGCTCAGCTGGGTGCCGACCGGGGGCCCAGAGTGATGCTGAGGGCACTGTGACCTTCGTGGCTGGGCTGCACGAGTGCGGCAGCACCCTGCAGGTGAGGTGGGATGCTGGGGTGaggggctgctccatccctgctagTGCTGTGTGGGGAAGGGACCCCAGCACTTGGGGTGGTAAATGGGGGTTGTTGTGGGCAGCTTCAGAGcattgtgctgctgtgctgccccATTCGTGTCTGTCCTAGGAATGACCTGGTGAAGGGGATGGCAGGGTTTGGGGTGAGGAGGGGCCTTGTGTGGAGGCAGTAGTTGTCTAGTGAGGGGTGGTATGACCATTGCAGACCTGTGTCCTAGAGTCTGGGTACCATCCTCAAGCCTCAGATGAGGTGCACACTCAGCAAGGCTTGTAATGGGTTTATGGCTCAGAGTTGTAATGGGATGTGCATCCCATGTAACTGGATGAGCACATGGGAGAGATGAGTATAGCTTTACACTGCAGTGAGCATCACTGGGAAAGGGGTTTGCTGACCTCCTCAGCAGGAGACGGGAAGGGCTGCTGTGCCCCAGCCCACCTTGGGGAGGAGGCCTGCAGACCTGCTGTCCCACAGCCCTGACCCACTTCATGTGGGTGCTGACTGGGATGCCGAAGTCTGACCTATGGGGCTGGCACCTTGTTGGGATGTCAATACTAAGCTTCATGGTGCCTTATATGCACTGGATTGGGAATGTGGAGGACAGCCTGTGCTTTTCCAGCTGGTGGGCCTGTGTGTCCTAGCATGATCACTGCTGGGCATCTGATGGTGCTGGTTGATGTTCTTGTTTTACTGACTTCTCACCTCTCCCAAATCTTCCTTGCAGATGACCCCAGATTCCTTCATCTACAAAATGAACTTGTCCTACAAACCTATTCCTTCTGGCAATCTGGTCATTGTAAGGACCAATCCGGCTGTGGTTCCTATTGAGTGCCACTATCCCAGGTGAGCAAATGGGGGCTGTGTCTCTGCTCTGATGGACCCGAGGTGATGGTGTGGCACCTTTAACACGCTTCTCCCTGCTTTAGGAAGAGCAACgtgagcagcagtgctgtctgGCCCACGTGGGCTCCCTTCCACTCCACAGTGTCAGCAGAGGAGAAGCTGATGTTCTCCCTGCGCCTCATGAACGGTGGGTGCAGACctggctgccctgctcctggcagggctTGGCCATGTGCTGAGAGCCCAAACAGCTGAATGTGGGCTAAAATCGTGTCCTGCAGAAGGGACCCGCAGCGTTGCTGCTCAGTTAAGGGGTGTGCAAGGTCCTTGCCTCCAAAGTGACCTTGGATCTACCTTCCAGATGACTGGAGCTCTGAAAGACAATCCAATGGTTTCCAGCTGGGGGAGAGCCTGCACCTCCAGGCGGATGTGGCTGCTGGGAACCACATACCTCTGAGGCTATTTGTGGATGACTGTGTTGCTACTCTGAGTCCAGACAGGAACTCCTCACCTCGATACGCCTTGGTTGACCTCAGCGGGTAAGGGGTACAGTGCTGAGTGGTGCTGCTGAGGCTGGTTGGGTTGTCCCTGACTTCTGACCCTTGCCCAGGTGCTTGGTGGATGGGAGATTGGATGACACCACCTCAGCCTTCATCTCTCCAAGGCCAAGGCAGGAAACGCTGCAGTTCACAGTTGATGCGTTCAGGTTTGCGGGAGATGAAAGGAGCTTGGTGAGATGTGGTGCCCACCCCACCTCCCGTAGTGTGGCCAGAAGCTGTGCAAGGACAAGGTCAGTCTTGGATGTtggtttcctttcccttccagatCTACATCACCTGCCACTTGAAGGTCTCCCCAGTTGACCAAGCCCCAAATCCATCAAACAAGGCCTGTTCCTTCAACAAAGCCAGCAGCCTGTGAGTACCTGGTGCACACAGGGATAGGACCAGACTCGAGAAGAAGGCTTACCActctttctgtttcaggtgGGCTCCTGTGGAGGGTACTGGAGACATCTGTAGCTGCTGTGAGACCGGCAACTGCCCATTGTATGGAGGATACTCCCGGAGACCTAACCCTGCGGCCAGGTGGCCAGGGAGGCGCTTGAGGAGAGACCTCTCCTCCAAGCAAGGTAGGGCTTTGTGCAGCCGATATGAACCCCCAGGGCAGGGTGACCATCGAGGGTGGGATAACTGGGATGCTGAAAGATCTTTAGCAGACGCATCTCACCTTAAGGACAAGCTCAGCTCTTCCACAGTGTCTCTGGGCGAGTAGCTGTGGTTATGTGTCCTTACACTTACAACTACCAGGAAGCTGCTCTTGTGGGGTCCACCTTGCTCTGAAATCCACGCTAAGCAGGAATTGCCTCCCCTGTGAACTCAGTCATGTTCATCTCCTCTTAGGTGGGTCCTTGGCAGAGGCTGATGTCTCAGTTGGACCACTGTTAATCCTTGATTCAGCTCGGGGATTATGGAGTTCCTCAGGAGGTCTTGCGCCAGCAGGGAAGGCACATGGTGAGTGCAtgggttttctgtttgattgTGTTCTCAGGTCTCAGTTGAGGGTGGCTCCAGGTTGGTGTAGTCAGGAATCCACTGTGATTTCATGGACAGGCTTTCTGGTAGCATCACCAAGAGACCTTCTGGGGGACTCCTTCCTGAAGCTGTGAGGTCATCCACTGACAGATGGTGAAAAAACATTTAATGTCTgttatagaatcccagcctgg includes:
- the LOC101874514 gene encoding zona pellucida sperm-binding protein 3-like → MGSAGSLGVALFCWALAEAVSYRPWGFPQRESGALRIRGDSSWSWPHVPSFSQPWAWVDVSQLQAAAPLHPVAVQCQEAQVMVTVHRDLFGTGRLVRAVELSLGSAGCRPGAQSDAEGTVTFVAGLHECGSTLQMTPDSFIYKMNLSYKPIPSGNLVIVRTNPAVVPIECHYPRKSNVSSSAVWPTWAPFHSTVSAEEKLMFSLRLMNDDWSSERQSNGFQLGESLHLQADVAAGNHIPLRLFVDDCVATLSPDRNSSPRYALVDLSGCLVDGRLDDTTSAFISPRPRQETLQFTVDAFRFAGDERSLIYITCHLKVSPVDQAPNPSNKACSFNKASSLWAPVEGTGDICSCCETGNCPLYGGYSRRPNPAARWPGRRLRRDLSSKQGGSLAEADVSVGPLLILDSARGLWSSSGGLAPAGKAHGPAEGLSMLVQVAVLIAATVLCLTALGLFLVCRKCSCPPGVPL